From Perca flavescens isolate YP-PL-M2 chromosome 19, PFLA_1.0, whole genome shotgun sequence:
atggaATAGAATAACCAATCTTTTTAATTAGATTAGACTGATTATTTTATGTGATCTGTGATTTTCTGATTTTGGAATGCTCCTTAACCTTGGATGAtttgtgttaaatgttattGTCTTTGTCCTGCAATAGGTCTTTGTCATGTTGTAAATGTTCTAAGTGCCAAAAATCACTTCAAATGTTAAGGATGTTTTTAGCATTTTTCATGTCCCAAAAAAGGTGTTATTCAAATCTCACAACTGCCTTTGAGAGAAGCAAAGAGATGAAAGTATTACAGACAGAATTTAATAACAACAGTTTAATCTTTATTGTTTCGCcatgaattaattcatattATATGACTCAACACAACGAAACTCTTGTGTGTTTTACTCTGCTGCTTCTTTTCcctgtaaaaaaacacagaaatggtaTGTGTGAGTTTGAATAAGCGATAGGGGACAATAATTTTGATCTGTTCATTTTAtagtatttaataataataaattgaatttatatagtgcttttcacGAACTCAAAGTCACTTTAAACCTAATCCTTTATCAGGTGAATATAATACTGTAAAGAAGCTGCTCTAACATATTGACAGATATACCTGAAAGAATAATTGCTTTGTTGGTTATTTTTCACTAAACTGACGTATGTATTTACCTTGCCAGAGTCACGGCTCTTTGCCCTCAGCTTGTTGACCTGGGACTCTGCGATGTCAGCGcgctcctccgcctcctccagCTCATTCTGAACCTTCCTGCACTTGGACAGATGAGTGTTGGCCTGCTCCTCCTGAAATACAAGACATAGACAAAAATGTTCAAAAAGATCCATAGTACTACCGTACATTAAAATAACTATGATATCAGTGATGACAATGTATATGTTGTCCTTACCGCCTCCTCAGCCTGCCTCTTGTAGGCCTTGACCTTCAGCTGCAATTTGTCAaccagatcctgcagcctggCAACGTTTTTCTTGTCCTCCTCAGTCTGTAATAGGCAATATAGATTTGCATGTGTATTTTTAATGATAAATATATTAGATAATTTTTGTACTGTACATGGTAGCTACCAAAGTGACTGTACCTGATAGGTGAGCTCCTTCACCCTCCTCTCATATTTGCGGACACCCTTAATGGCATCTGTTCCGCGTCTCTGCTCAGCCTCAACCTCTGCCTCCAGTTCACGCACCTTCAAAGAACAAGACAATAAGTATCTATCTTTCTTTTCCAAAAGTCTTGCTTCTGTGCAAATTCTTAACGTGACTTTTGTACCCTGGACTCTAGTTTCTGGAGCTGCTTCTTGCCACCCTTCATGGCCAGGTTCTCAGCCTCATCCAGGCGGTGCTGCAGGTCCTTCACAGCAACCTCCAggttcttcttcatcctctccaGGTGAGCGCTGGTATCCTGCtccttcttcagctcctcagccatcatagcaGCCTAGAAGAGACAGCATAAAATGTTAATGAGAAATATCTTGAAGTTGGAGTGAAAGTaagaacaaattaaatgtaaaccTACATCAGTGATGGCCTTCTTGGCCTTCTCCTCTGCATTTCTTGCTTCCTGAACAGTGTCATCCACTTCACTCTGGACCTggaccaggtcagactcaaGCTTCTTCTTGGAGTTCAGAAGGCTTGTGTTCTAAAAGGCAGAAAAAGGCACTTTAGTCATTACATGCTTGATTTTCACGTTATTTAATTGTCTTTAGGTTTTTGAATTATTGAAGAAATGATTGGGCTTGTTCACCTGAGAGTGCAGAAGTCCAACACGCTCACTGGCATCCACCAGCTCCTGCTCAGCAATCTTGCgacttctctctgtctgttccaGAGCAACTCTGAGTTCCTCGATTTCAGCTACCATCAGACCGTTCCTGCGATCCACCATAGCAGCTTGTTCCTTGAAGTCTTCCTGTGCTCTGACAGCATCATCAAGGTGCAGTTGGGCATCCTAGTGAAAACATATCAGGAACATATTAACATGAATGCCAAAATGTACCTGCACTGACCATAGTCTGTGCAACAACTCTTTGTCTAACTATACCTTCAGCTGCGCCTGCACATTCCTCAGCTGCTTCTGGGACTCAGCAGCCTGGCGATTGGCGTGGCTCAGCTGAATCTCCATCTCATTCAGGTCTCCCTCCATCTTCTTCTTGATTCTCAGGGCATCGTTTCTGCTCCTGACCTCAGAATCCAGAGCGCTCTGCATGGAGTCAGTCACCCTCTGGCTGTTCCTCTTGATCTGCTCCATCTCCTCATCTTTCTCTGCCAGCTTCCTGTCCACCTCACCCTTAATCTGGTTGAGCTCCAGCTGGACACGCAGGATCTTAGACTCTTCGTGTTCCAGAGTTCCCTAATGATATCAAATAATTCAATATTAATCTTTGCCTTTAAAccttttttgtatatttgtctATGATTAAGATTTTTTGTTTCAGAAAATTTCCCCGAGAAAAATAGTACCTCAGCCTCTTCAAGAGCCGTCTGGATCTCAGCCTTCTCGGTCTCCACCTGCTTCTTGGACTTCTCCAGCTCATGGATGCTCTTGCCAGTCTCACCAATCTGTTCAGTCAGATCTGAGATCTCCTCTGCAGAGAGATACATGTGTTTTATATTGTTAAGCCTtacaatctaaaataaatacactTTATTCTACAACAATGTAAGAAATACAAGTGTTGAATACAATGTAAATGATAGATAATGTAGAACTTACGTTGCAGGTTCTTGTTTTCCCGCTTCATggtctccagctgatccagagaTTCCTCATAAGAGTTCTTCATCTTGAACAGCTCAGTGCTGAGAGAACGAGCCTCCTTCTGTGCTCCCTCGAGCTCGGCCTGACCCTCCTCGAACTTCTGTTTCCACTCTGCCAGTACCTGAATAACATAATTAATACAGTTCAGTTGGTTATGTAGCAATATGGggggaaataaatatatacttaATTGTTTGTATGGATTGGCCACACAAAGTAAACAATACTACCTTGTCAAAGTTCCTCTGCTTCTTGTCCAGGTTGGCAGCCAGCCCATTGGCCCTCTCCACATCAATCATGAGGTCCTCCACCTCACTCTGGAGCCTCTGTTTGGTTTTATCAAGAGAAGCACACTTGGAGTTCACTGCCTCAATCTGCTCCTCAGCCTCCTGAAGACGCTGAGCCAGCTTTTTCCTGTTTGAAAAGGATGAGatttgttgagaaaaaaaacaaataatgagATTTGTTTTGCATTGAAACTACTTTTATCCAGATATTTTTTCatgaatgaaataataaataattacataGTCTCAGAACCTAGATGAATATTAGAAAGCACTACTTTAATCTAAAATGTTAGTACTGTTTTTGAGCTAAAATGCTACACTTCTGAACTGCCCATTGAATTGTTTGAATGTTACTCACTTGGATTCCTCAAGCTCCTCAGTGCGCTGGATAGCATCAGTTTCATACTTAGTTCTCCACTGAGCCACCTCACTGTTGGCCTTGGACATTCCACGCTGCAGCTCAACCTtggcctcctgctcctcctcaaaCTGCTCCCTCAGCAGATCACAGTCATGGCGGGCTGATTGCAGTCCATGGGCAAGAGCATTCTTGGCCTGGTGTAAGACATATGATTGAATTTACAAAATTCCTTAATCCCAAACTAATAATACCAATACACACTCACTTAACAGTGTCTTACCTTAACttcctcttcaatctgtctCTTCAGCTCCTCAATCTGCTGTGTGAATGCCTGTTTGCCTCTCGACAGCTGGGAGACAAGAGCTTCTTTCTCTTCAATTTGACGACTGAACTCCCCTTGTGTGAAAAATGCCATGATACATTAGTGTTTGTTTCTTAATAATATACACAACAGATCATTCAGTTTAAAGTTGTAGATACCATTTTCTGTGAGGAGACGTGCTTTCTGTCCATTTGAGTCATTGATTTGACGGACATTTTCATCATTCTTGGTCTTCAGTTCGCTGAGCTGGTCCTCTAGAGTACGGCACATCTTTTCAAGATTTCCCTAATCAGTAAATAGAGATGATCATCAGTGATCAGATTTTATTCATAATATTCATTACGTTATTTACTATACTTATTtagttaataaaatagcatGTAATGCATTGTGTACCTTGGCTTTAGCAACAGCCTCCATGTTGCTGGAGAGGTCATCAATCTCCATCTTGTATTCACTCTTTTCCTTCTCAAGCTTCTGCTTTACACGCTGGAGGTTGTCGATCTGCTCTCCCAGCTCAGCTACGCTGTCAGCCTGCTTCTTGCGAAGAGCAGCAGCGGTGGCTTCATGCTGCAGAGTGGACTCCTCAAGATCACGACGGAGCTTCTGGAACTCGGCTTCACGCTTCTTGTTCATCTCAATCTGAGCAGCAGTGGCACCGCCGGCCTCCTCCagcctctcactgatctcctcaAGTTCCCTGGAGAGGTCAGCTCTCTGCTTCTCAACCTTGGCACGAGCAGCACGCTCAGCCTCAATCTCCTCCTCCAGTTCCTCAATACGAGCCTGTTGATTATAGATGTGATGTCTTTCAgtaaactttcacttttaatacaCAAAATTGGGAACAAATGTTTTGTGTAATGCGATATGTCACCTGGAGCTCCTTGATCTTCTTCTGAAGCTGAGCACCCAGTGACTGCTCATCTTCAATCTTGCTAAGGAGCTGACTGATTTCAAAGTCCTTCCTGTGAGAATTATAGATAAAGTACAAAGAGTTCATGCAGTTGACCACAATTTTTAAAAGAACGGTTGTACAAATTCAAAAATTATGTTACTTTTTGATCTTCTCATCAGACTGCTGCTTGTCATTCTCAAGATCCATTATGGATTCCTGGGCCAGTTTCAGATCACCCTCAAGCTTTCTCTTGGCTCTCTCAAGGTCCATACGGAGCTTCTTCTCTTGCTCCAGAGAACCCTCAAGCTAAGAAATAAGATGAGATTTTAACCATTACATTCAAGAAGAATACTCTTGCTTTGCCAATCCAAGAGACTTTGTAAACTTACATCATCCACTTGCTGCTCAAGCTTGGTCTTGGCCTTGGTCAGAGTGTTGACTTTGTCTTCTTCTGCCTGCAGGTCATCAAGAGTCTGCTGATGAGCCTCCTGAAGGGCTTTCTTTTCCTTGGTCAGCTTAGCAATGCTCTCATCTTGAGAGGCCATCTCCTCAGTCAGGTTCTTAACCTAAGTGTGCAAGAAAAATGTTGTCTATAAACTGTCATCATTATAATCTTACTTGATCTGCTGGACAGATGATTATTTACCAACCTTGTTCTCTGTGGcatgtttctctttttccactTTGGCCAAGGTAAGCTCCAGGTCATCAATATCCTTCTTGAGCTCAGAGCATTCATCCTCCAGCTTTCTCTTCTTGGCAGTGAGCTCAGCATTCatttcctcttcatcctccagtCTCTCGGTTGTCTCTTTGAGTTTGGCCTCGAGCTGAATCTTACTCTTGATAAGACCCTCACATCTCTCTTCAGCATCATTCAGATTCTCTGATTCCTAGTTAATTTTCCAAAAATAGATGTTAGCACATTgacattaaaaaacatgaaaaagcagaaatgtccgTTGGTGTGTACTTACAGATGCTACTTGGAGCTGCAGATCATTCTTCTCCTGCAGAAGGGACACCATCTTCTGCTCCAGTTCCTTCTTCTTGGACAGGGCAGTAGCCAAGTCAGTTTTCATCTTATCATAGTTCTCCTTCATAGATGCCAGCTCCTTCTCAGTTTCAGCACTCTTCAGCAGAGGCTTGATCTTGTAGTACACCTTCATCCATGGCCAGTGTTTGACATTCATGAATGAGCGGACATTGTACTGGATGGTATATACAGCATCCCTGTTGAAAAGAAGTTGCTGTCAGGGACAAAGTTATTCCTCATTATTCATTCCGCGGCTGTGCACTCAAAATTGTTGTTTTCAACATGCCTCCTTGCTGTCATCTTCACAAACTCTGTTCTACTGAGGAAACCACGGCACAAAGCCTGAGTCATGGTGACCAGAGATGCCAGTTTTtcatctctcatctcctctAGGACACCCAGCAGACCAGCCTTGAAGAACACCTGATCAAGGAGAAAATTGAAAATTGACTTCATGTCTGCACTATGCACTATTCTAAACATTAAACCAGAAATGACTCAGAAAGCATGTACCCCACACAATCATATGAATGTCTTAAATTATtaagacatttttctttttttatcttcatcAGGATCAGGATATGTAGCAAACTATCGTAGACAGTGAAACACAATTATTCTAAATGGCTGATGGCAGCTGTGCTTATTTCTAGGAAACTTCCATCCTGTATGCGCACTTTTTAGTCTTTTACTATTACTTGGTGCACATGACAAAATTTAACCTACTTTCTCAATGGCCAATTGGTGGTGCAATTTCTCTATTTCTATCCTTTACTCGTTCAGTGGCCTAATTTCCCATTACAATACATACAATTGTGTAATAATTTTTTAAGATACTCTTTTTGTTTAACAGACAAAATGCACTGACCATCATTGGAAAgtaccactaaggtatataaaTGCAATCAAGGGGCTTACCTTGGTGTGTCCGAATTTGTACTCATCATGATTAATATCAATTGACCCAAGCAGCTTCTCTGAAGCCTTCTTGTTGTCAATGAACTGGCCCTCAGGGATGACACTTGCATTCAGCACCTTGTACCTTTTTATGAGAGTTAATGGTCAGTGTGagcattttcttttaataatctATCAAAATTCTTTAAATATCCATTGATACCTCTGCTTGAAGTCAGCATAGAGAATTCTGCTGGGGAAACCTTTTCTGCAAATTCTGATACCCTCCAGCACACCGTTACACCTGAGCTGGTGGATGACCAGGAAGTTCTCCATCAGAcctgtaaaaaatacatttcttaatTACTTCCTTGAATAAATAGTTAGGCTCTAAAATTAAATAAACCATACCAACAAAACAATTAACTCCTCAAAGAATCTCTTGAGATTAAGTTTCTATGTACCTGGAGTCTTTGACTCATTGGGAATCAGGCAGCGCACAAAGTGAGGATGGGTGCTCCTCAAGTTAGTCATCAGCTTGCCCAAGTTCTCCTGTAGATCCAGAATGGTGAGTTATATCATGCATATAACAACTGTGAGTTTGAGCATACATTGAGAAACTATATACAAGATAAGTTTACCCTAAACTGTGAAGACACAGTCTGCATAGAACCACCCTTCTTCTTGCCACCCTTCTTTCCACCAgtttctgtaaatgtttttaaatagaCATGTTATGTTAGAATGTGACTTATCATTTACATGAGCACATGCAACAGTTAGTTAAAAAATATACAGCATAaccttaaaatgtgttttagtttACTGTAGTTACTATCATACCCTCAACGATGGTAGGATACAGAACAGCCAGCAGTTTCACTGGGGATTTCTGGTACAGCTGAACGACAGAGTCATTAAGTGGATCCTTGTTCTTGTCCAGCCAGCCAGCGATATTGTAGTCCACGGTACCGGCGTAGTGCACCAGGGAGAAGTGGGCCTCAATCTTGCCCTTGGCGGGCTTAGGCTTCTCAAATGCTTTGCTTTTGCCAAGATGCTGGTCATACAGCTTGTTCTTGAAGGATGTGTCTGTGGCCTTGGGGAACATGCACTCCTCTTCAAGGATGGAGAAGATTCCCATGGGCTTGAAAAAAGTGTGAAGAAATATATCATTAAGTGATACCTTAAGTCAAATTAAGgacatttatatataattacCAAATTAAGTGATTACCTTTTCAATGAGCTCAATGCAAGCAGCCAAGTCCATGCCAAAGTCAATGAAATCCCAAATAATACCCTCCTTCTTGTACTCCTCTTGCTCCAGGACAAACATAGTGTGATTGAAGAACTGTTGCAGTTTCTCATTGGTGAAGTTGATGCACAGCTGTTCCAAGGTGTTGAACTATGATGGGACAAATAATTAGTATAATCTCTCACAGGGCAATAAGAATGATTCTGTCATGAAAATCAGCCTCTGAATTGTTTGAAATGACACTTACGTCAAAAATTTCAAAGCCAGCGATATCCAGGACACCAATGTAGAACTGTCTAGCTTGTTTAGTTTCCAAACTCTGGTTGATTCGGATGACCATCCACAAGAACATCCTCTCATAGATAGACTTGGCCAGGGCAGGCACTGCGTTCATCACCTGAATAAAAACAAggatgtgatttgtttaaaatcagCCGTCGACCATCTTGTAAAACGATGGAATACTGGTATTTTAAATTGTTCTaatgaaataaatgacaaaagaatccaaaataaaaaaatatgtcaaaatataAATAGACATGTATTACatgtaaattaaaaacaagTAATATCAGTTCATCTCAATTACCTGAGGTACAGTCTGTCCCTTGGTGACATACTCATTTCCGACCTTCACTCTGGGATAgcacagagccttgagcatGTCAGCGGAGTTCAGACCCAGCAAGTAAGCAACCTTGTCAGCCTCTGTAAATAGTTCAGAGATTTCCATCATGATATGAACAGAAAGCAGTGTGattacagactgatctcatgaagtggcgtatgacacaccaattcgtatgccattattggcatgttatcaagacgcataatcgctttttagcgtgtttatcaacgccttttggcctccattgacttatattaccttgcgattgtgtgtgaattgacgccgtagcgggtagtatgaaagggcaaaaatctgcacagggaggttggtcgggatggaggatgggtaaaacgcaggactttcacccagtagACCGGGGATCACGTCCAGGCGTGTGATTtttcctttccacgtttgttgttttcctaaacccaacccgcgtgttacgtttcctaaacccaaccgcagttttcttctttaaacccaaccggttcttcttttcctaaacccaacctgcgTGTGACGTTTcataaacccaaccgtagcctcgcgataacacgtagcctctTGTTTAAACATTGCCGTCCGCTGTAAACAGCATAGACATACATGCGGATAGCTcgaaatgcgtacagataacacgccacttggcttaagacagtgggtgtgtatgtttatgtgaaGTCATGATATCACGGTGACTAAGAACTGTATTACTGTTTTTTCCCCAAGCTATTCACTCTGAGCTGGCATTAAGTACTCACCCTCTGTGCCATCAGGCTCAGCCTGCTCCTCACGCTGCTTCTGCTTAAACTTCAAGTTACCATGGTGGATCACGGCACCAGTCATCCTGTAGATGCTCACCTTCTCTTCACCAGTGAAGCCCAGGATATCAATGGCATTCTGAGTTCAAAGAggtccacacaaacaaaatcaCTTTAGAAAAATGCACTTAAAAGAGCAGTTTTGaaatatataaaagtaaaaatcatTCACATCAGTGGCTTCCAGCTCAGCTTTGTCATCAATGCTGGCCACAGCGATCTGACCCATGCTACACATGGGGAAGTCGTAGGGGTTGGTTGTGAGGAGTGCCATATCTGGAGATCAAAGAAAGGGTGAACATGTCAGAACATTGGTTTCATATGAAAAAAGGTTAAACAATGTGCATCCTCTCAATCTTCTTACCAAGTATCTCAGGGATGTGGCCGGTCATCATCTGGAAGAAGATGTGGTAGCCTCTTTCATCAGAAAGCTGGTATGTCACTCTTGACTTCTCCAGCAGATCTGCAAACATTGTTCATAAATTACTGTCTGACCAATTCTCAATTCCAGTCGTTTGTATGTACTATGAGTATTATTACTTACATGTCTCAATATCAGCACTAGACAGTTTGCCAGTTGTGCCGAAATGGATTCTGATGAATTTACCCTGTTTGGAACAAAGGATTTTCAATGTCCCTCCACATTGGCAATCTGTAACAAGACCTCTTTCATGTGTAGAAATTGTTCCATACTTACAAAACGGGAAGAGTTGTCATTCCTAATAGTTTTGGCGTTACCATAGGCCTCCAGCAGGGGATTGGCTGCAATAATCTGATCCTCCAGTGACCCCTATAATCCAGGTTTAGAATTGCAGTcagaaaataactttattttccCCCCTTGAAAGATATTCTATAGAGGAAGAACCCTGAATTGTAATTATACAGTAAGATACCTTTGATTCATCCCTCTTTGGTCCACCAACGGAGATTGTTGCAAAGTACTGGATGACACGCTTGGTGTTCACAGTCTTTCCAGCACCAGATTCTCCACTAGGTATAGACATAGACTTTTAAGAATTTGATCAAGATATTTGACTATGTTAAACAAAGTcaacaaatgtaaatataacAAACTTACGTGATCAAGATAGACTGGTTCTCCCTatctgtaaataaaaacaaaataattgacTATGTTACTGCAACAGAAACCCCTTTATACTGATACATTCTACATTGTTTGGGTAATGACTTACCAGTAAGCATGAACTGAAAAGCGttgtcagagacagagaagatGTGGGGTGGAGCCTCCATACGCTTCTTGCCTCTATAGGCACTTACACATTCTGAATCGTACACTGGGAGCCACTTGTAGGGGTTCACGGTGGCACAGAACAACCCAGAGTAGGTCTGAAATTGATCATAGAGATTCAACAGTTAACTCTATGTTTCCTACAAGTTTAGCAATTCATAATAGTTCTTTTCTCATTAGGCATATTGTCTTACGTAGATCATCCATGCTGCATAACGCTCTTTGAGGTTATACAGCACAGAGGCTTCATTGAGATGGGTCATCATGGCCATGTCCTCAATCTTGTCATACTTGGGAGGGTTCATTGGAAAGATTTCACtttctttcactgtcttctCCTGCAACAGGACATTAGACACAATGAGAACTAATCATATTGAATTCCCAGTTGACTGTGACTTCATGATACTAACCTCCTTAGTGTCCAGGACTTCAACGGTGACTTTCCCACCATCTTTCTTGAGGATTTTTGCCTTCAAGTACAGCTCCTTGGTATCGGCCACGTAGCAGGCACTCTTGGCATCAAATGGTGCACTTTGAGCCTCAATTCTCTCCCTTTCTGGCTTACGAAGGTAAATGGCAGCTTTGCCATAAATGGCCATCTCCGCGTCCGTACTCATGGTGGCGGTTTACTTCTGTGAAGTAATTACAAATAAGagttatctctctctctctctctctctctctctctctctctatatatatatatatatataattttatttttagccTTTAAAACTAATGTCTTCTAGCCGTTTCACTGGAAAGCCCAGAATTATAGAGTCTAATGAAATAATTAACGTATACCTATGAAATTGAGTTCTGGGCATCATCACAAGTCAGTAAGTCAAACAATAGCAATCTTAGAATGATGGTTTCTGTTCATATCGTTGAACAGTTCCTAAATGCCTGGTGTTGTACTAAATATATCAATACTCTATACTgcattgttgcccaagaaatgaaaaccggcagcttattggacgaacgcatcacatgggtttgttttctccggaaattcaaagccagaatgtcatggcggccgttcagaatacaatctcatattgtacttaAATAGTTCAcagaaacgtgtttctgaaaacattttaagcaagaaataggctttgcagttgctgaatctgtcttcatttcagttcaacaaaggtcagtttaaaagattttcgtcagattttgagagactctagtcccCTCATTccactcgccatttccgggtgagtcccgactgccctgccgccgactgaacatgtcaggttggccaaaatgaacgccgacagccccccagactaaTGACGGCGTGGGACACActgaacagatttgagtcactgacctcgccagactgtacAATGGCCGATAATCGGCTTAATGTGTCCACACCTTTACACGCCGTGGCACCGTGATGAATGCCAGCTGGGAGATTACTCAcgactgccggcagatttgaaagcctgttgaagatggaggatcacaCCTATTCTCGAGGATATGTAACGGAGTCGCCaaggaagcgaaaaagagaattaaaacgacaacgtgacaaaaccaaagtaaatattggagtggctagaacagctgcttGTAAACAACGGAGATACTTGAGCTAATTTCgtgttcggccaccgtaggagttaaaacgcgatcggaatgggagggagcaatattcagttggttgtcaaatacaatttcactgctagatgggagaaattcttacacaatgtagctttcaAATAAAAATTGTACATACCTTATCCTTTCACCTTGTGAAAATAATGTTTCACTCCACAATCCTATTGAAAACATCATGGGTTAGTCAGTGCAGGACACAATCTCAAATTAATTGAAAACTTTGTTGACACATATTACATTGTAGAGATACGTAAAAATAGAGTGCATTGAATACATACAGTCATTCTTACAtgacattatattttgtaaacTAATTTCCAAAATGAGAAATACATCTAAATGGTATGATACATAGTAGTAGACCACCTCACCACAAGCTGGAACTTCACTTGTCTTCCACCACACTGTCTAAGGCACCCACATGGACCCCTTATATTCAGTCTGGTGTGCTAACAAAGCAAAGGTTGAAGAAGACTTACATGCCAATTATGGTAAGGGTAACAGCTGAGTCTTGACACATTGTTAGCTGGTTCTATTTTTGGAAGAATCCCTACCCTAAGTAAGCAGCTTTATTTTGAGTTCTTTTAAAACattcacatatacatacattttctaAAGATAGGAAATGGTGGTGTTGACACATCTTAAGATGAAGATTACCTTTAAGATGTTTGATGATTGATAATTGATTTGATTGACATTCTTTAATTTGAGACTATGTTGGgagattttaaatttatttGAGGAATTTAAAGTTTGTTATCTGACAGACAGCAAATGCATCAAAGGTATATGAACATT
This genomic window contains:
- the LOC114546025 gene encoding myosin heavy chain, fast skeletal muscle, producing MNPPKYDKIEDMAMMTHLNEASVLYNLKERYAAWMIYTYSGLFCATVNPYKWLPVYDSECVSAYRGKKRMEAPPHIFSVSDNAFQFMLTDRENQSILITGESGAGKTVNTKRVIQYFATISVGGPKRDESKGSLEDQIIAANPLLEAYGNAKTIRNDNSSRFGKFIRIHFGTTGKLSSADIETYLLEKSRVTYQLSDERGYHIFFQMMTGHIPEILDMALLTTNPYDFPMCSMGQIAVASIDDKAELEATDNAIDILGFTGEEKVSIYRMTGAVIHHGNLKFKQKQREEQAEPDGTEEADKVAYLLGLNSADMLKALCYPRVKVGNEYVTKGQTVPQVMNAVPALAKSIYERMFLWMVIRINQSLETKQARQFYIGVLDIAGFEIFDFNTLEQLCINFTNEKLQQFFNHTMFVLEQEEYKKEGIIWDFIDFGMDLAACIELIEKPMGIFSILEEECMFPKATDTSFKNKLYDQHLGKSKAFEKPKPAKGKIEAHFSLVHYAGTVDYNIAGWLDKNKDPLNDSVVQLYQKSPVKLLAVLYPTIVEETGGKKGGKKKGGSMQTVSSQFRENLGKLMTNLRSTHPHFVRCLIPNESKTPGLMENFLVIHQLRCNGVLEGIRICRKGFPSRILYADFKQRYKVLNASVIPEGQFIDNKKASEKLLGSIDINHDEYKFGHTKVFFKAGLLGVLEEMRDEKLASLVTMTQALCRGFLSRTEFVKMTARRDAVYTIQYNVRSFMNVKHWPWMKVYYKIKPLLKSAETEKELASMKENYDKMKTDLATALSKKKELEQKMVSLLQEKNDLQLQVASESENLNDAEERCEGLIKSKIQLEAKLKETTERLEDEEEMNAELTAKKRKLEDECSELKKDIDDLELTLAKVEKEKHATENKVKNLTEEMASQDESIAKLTKEKKALQEAHQQTLDDLQAEEDKVNTLTKAKTKLEQQVDDLEGSLEQEKKLRMDLERAKRKLEGDLKLAQESIMDLENDKQQSDEKIKKKDFEISQLLSKIEDEQSLGAQLQKKIKELQARIEELEEEIEAERAARAKVEKQRADLSRELEEISERLEEAGGATAAQIEMNKKREAEFQKLRRDLEESTLQHEATAAALRKKQADSVAELGEQIDNLQRVKQKLEKEKSEYKMEIDDLSSNMEAVAKAKGNLEKMCRTLEDQLSELKTKNDENVRQINDSNGQKARLLTENGEFSRQIEEKEALVSQLSRGKQAFTQQIEELKRQIEEEVKAKNALAHGLQSARHDCDLLREQFEEEQEAKVELQRGMSKANSEVAQWRTKYETDAIQRTEELEESKKKLAQRLQEAEEQIEAVNSKCASLDKTKQRLQSEVEDLMIDVERANGLAANLDKKQRNFDKVLAEWKQKFEEGQAELEGAQKEARSLSTELFKMKNSYEESLDQLETMKRENKNLQQEISDLTEQIGETGKSIHELEKSKKQVETEKAEIQTALEEAEGTLEHEESKILRVQLELNQIKGEVDRKLAEKDEEMEQIKRNSQRVTDSMQSALDSEVRSRNDALRIKKKMEGDLNEMEIQLSHANRQAAESQKQLRNVQAQLKDAQLHLDDAVRAQEDFKEQAAMVDRRNGLMVAEIEELRVALEQTERSRKIAEQELVDASERVGLLHSQNTSLLNSKKKLESDLVQVQSEVDDTVQEARNAEEKAKKAITDAAMMAEELKKEQDTSAHLERMKKNLEVAVKDLQHRLDEAENLAMKGGKKQLQKLESRVRELEAEVEAEQRRGTDAIKGVRKYERRVKELTYQTEEDKKNVARLQDLVDKLQLKVKAYKRQAEEAEEQANTHLSKCRKVQNELEEAEERADIAESQVNKLRAKSRDSGKGKEAAE